From Natator depressus isolate rNatDep1 chromosome 7, rNatDep2.hap1, whole genome shotgun sequence, the proteins below share one genomic window:
- the GHRL gene encoding appetite-regulating hormone, whose protein sequence is MPKSLMFLRSTMLGILLICILWTETIMAGSSFLSPEYQNTQQRKDPKKHTTKLNRRAAEGLLDADARQIEGDNEIEIKLSVPFEIGVKITEDQYQEYGQVLEKILEDILAEDTLETQNWHELKHEDVTN, encoded by the exons ATGCCCAAGTCACTCATGTTTCTCAGAAGCACTATGCTGGGAATTCTCCTTATCTGCATTCTCTGGACAGAGACTATTATGGCTGGATCTAGTTTTTTAAGCCCCGAATATCAAAACACACAG CAACGAAAGGATCCAAAAAAGCATACAACAAAGTTAAACCGCCGAGCTGCAGAAGGACTTTTGGATGCAGATGCAAGGCAGATAGAAGGAGACAATGAAATAGAAATTAAG CTTAGTGTTCCCTTTGAAATTGGTGTCAAGATAACAGAAGACCAGTACCAGGAGTATGGACAAGTGCTGGAGAAGATCCTAGAGGACATTCTTGCAGAGGACACTTTAG AAACCCAAAACTGGCACGAGTTGAAACATGAAGATGTTACAAACTGA